A part of Schistosoma mansoni strain Puerto Rico chromosome W, complete genome genomic DNA contains:
- a CDS encoding putative dynein heavy chain — protein sequence MKQTVAPLQNNEVANIRRKCAHFDVKQHMYREEFRKMSPFNYNCQNPYEIIDKNHQSLLLLENEMSNLLTSASLFEVNVPEFKQIKQCRKELKLLKILWDYIHLIQTSIHNWTLSPWRTINVEQLDLDCKKFAKDLRGLDKEMRAWDAYIGIEEKVKNMLTSLRAVSELQNPAIRDRHWIQLMKATGVKFQMTESTTLMDLLSLNLHEYEDEVRNLVDKSVKEMSMEKVLKEINATWTQMTFEQETHSRTNLILLKATEELIETLEENQVQLQNMMTSKYIAYFLDDVSLWQKRLSTADQVITIWFEVQRTWSHLESIFIGSEDIRKQLPQDSLRFDGIDRDFRQLIHEIGDDRNVIKATSRPRLYERLELIQKDLTLCEKALAEYLETKRLAFPRFYFVSPTDLLDILSNGNIPEQVTKHLTKLFDSLASLKFRPDGNKGNSKIAYHMGAKDGEQVKLSKDVNLDGQVEVWLNKLLDEMRATIRYYLSEAVSTYEEKSRDQWLFDYPAQVSLAGSQIGWTTEVNINFARLEEGYENALKDYNKKQIQQLNALITLLIGELNSQDRQKVMTICTIDVHNRDVVSKLISQKIDNALSFTWISQLRHRWDEKQQDCFINICDAQFRYAHEYLGNTPRLVITPLTDRCYITLTQSLHLTMSGAPAGPAGTGKTETTKDLGRALGIMVYVFNCSEQMDYKSIGNIYKGLAQSGAWGCFDEFNRISVEVLSVVAVQVKCIQDAIRDKKKRFNFLGEEISLDPTVGLFITMNPGYAGRAELPENLKALFRPCAMVVPDFELICEIMLVAEGDPGRPEDQVLMRALRDFNIPKIVTDDLPVFMGLIGDLFPALDVPRKRDLELEKQVKQAAIDLKLQAEDNFILKAIQLQELFAVRHSVFVLGNAGTGKSMVWKTLYRTNLNMKKKPVAVDLDPKAVTNDELFGIINPATREWKDGLFSVIMRDLANLTHDGPKWIVLDGDIDPMWIESLNTVMDDNKVLTLSSNERIPLTPTMRLLFEISHLKTATPATVSRAGILYINPQDLGTTPFISSWLAARELQSEQANLQILFDKYVPPCLEVLRSRFKKITPITEIAHVQMLCYLLDCHLTPETTPPDCPKELYELYFVFCAVWAFGGSLFQDQLVDHRVEFSKWWVTEFKSVKFPINGIVFDYFIDPVSKKFELWSKKLPVFELDPELPLQAMLVPTTETIRIRYFLDLLLQRKRPVMLVGNAGTGKTVLVQDTFSSFNEDIMITNVPFNFYTTSEMLQRVLEKPLEKKAGRNYGPPGNKRLIYFIDDLNMPEVDTYFTVQPHCLIRQHIDHSHWYDRTKLTLKEINNTQYVACMNPTSGSFTIDPRLQRHFCVFGLSFPGQEALKIIYSSILTQHLGLINCSTALQKFAVNVVDCALLLHAKVASVFLPTAIKFHYIFNLRDLSNIFQGLLFSTNECIRQPSDLIRLWMHECERVYSDKLIEREDVESFQKILIDITKKCFEDIDESILFSKPNMYCHFTQGIGEPKYLPVTNMNDLNKLLNEALDNYNELNAVMNLVLFEDAISHILRISRILESPRGNALLIGVGGSGKQSLSRLAAFISSLEVFQITLRKGYAITDLKADLANLYLKAGLKNTGTVFLLTDSQITEEKFLVLINDLLASGDIPELLPDDEVENVINGMRGEVKSQGIQDTRENCWSYFIDKVRRLLKVVLCFSPVGSTLRVRARKFPAIVNCTSIDWFHEWPKEALLSVSKRFLSSIELLPESIRPSVAEFMSFTHQSVNDISVTYLQNERRYNYTTPKSFLEQIQLYENMLNQKYTDLINKMTRLENGLQKLESTSQQVDDLKAKLAAQEVELAQKNEDANKLLTIVGAETEKVKGEKLFANQEEEKVAKIKIEVSKKQKDCEVDLAKAEPALMAAQEALNTLNKNNLTEMKSFGSPPAAVVNVTAAVMVLLAPDGKIPKDRSWKASKAGIMSKVDLFLDNLINYDKENIHENCLKAVQEYLKDPEFDPEFIRNKSTAAAGLCSWVINIVQFYNIYCDVKPKRDALNAANEELRQATEKLETIQKKIKDLEEKLRKLTDEFETATMEKQKCQDEAELTYKTIELANRLVGGLASEKIRWAQQVKQYKEQAITLPGDILLTAAFLSYVGCFTKRYRTELLDQHWTPFLKSINPSIPITDGLDPLDMLIDDAVIAAWNNEGLPSDRMSIENATILTNAERWPLMIDPQLQGVKWIKTRYATDLKVIRLGSKGYLDQIERAISSGDTVLLENIEESVDPVLDSLLGRKTIKKGRAIRLGDKEIEYSPEFRLILQTKLANPHYKPEMQAQTTLINFTVTRDGLEDQLLASVVNKERPDLEQLKADLTRQQNQFKITLKQLEDSLLARLSAAEGNFLGDYALVENLETNKRTAIEIVEKVAQAKITEVQINEARELYRPAACRASLLYFILNDLNKINPMYQFSLKAFRSVFEVAMDRSEASEDIQTRVKNLLDSITYSVYMYTSRGLFEKDKLIFTAQMTFQILSVSNEINPVELDFLLRFPIIPNLTSPVDFITNNGWGGIKALSNMEAFRNLDKDIEGSAKRWKKLVEGEAPEKEKLPQEWKSKTPLQILCIFRALRPDRMTYAITDFVGICGKLYQASSLEEIATSFDGVQSPSIPIFFILSPGVDPLKEVEALGRKLGFTGDNQNFHNVSLGQGQEIVAAKAMELASKEGHWVVLQNVHLVAKWLPTLEKLMEEAAEKGHANYRLFVSAEPASDPEYHIIPQGILENAIKITNEPPTGMHANLHKALNNFNQDTLEMCSRENEFKTILFGLCYFHAVVCERRKFGPQGWNRIYPFNTGDLTISVSVLYNYLEANSKVPWEDLRYLFGDIMYGGHITDDWDRRLCKTYLEEYLVPEMLDGDHYLAPNFKTPQNTDYKSYHQYIDEFLPPESPYLYGLHPNAEMEFLTNTSEKLFRTIFEMQPRDAGAGSGTGISREEKLQNVLDEIIEKLPEDFNMLELQSKVPPEERTPYVVVAFQECERFNILIKEMRRSLKELTLGLKGELTTTPEMEELANSLIIDSVPAQWEKRAYPSMYPLGIWYADMLSRVKELEVWTNDFSLPNTVWLGGLFNPQSFLTAIMQQTARKNEWPLDRMVLQCDVTKKTKDEMSAPPREGAYIYGLFMEGARWDIQTNMIAEARLKELAPSLPVIFLKAIPVDRQDLRNTYACPVYKTKQRGPTYVWTFNLKTKEKPSRWILGGVALLLQV from the exons ATGAAACAAACAGTCGCACCTTTACAAAATAATGAAGTTGCTAATATACGTCGTAAATGTGCACATTTCGATGTGAAACAACATATGTATCGTGAGGAATTCCGTAAAATGTCACCATTTAATTATAATTGTCAGAATCCTTACGAAATTATAGACAAG AATCatcaaagtttattattattggaaaACGAAATGTCAAATCTTCTTACGTCAGCTAGTTTATTTGAAGTGAATGTTCCcgaatttaaacaaattaaacaatgTCGTAAAGAAttaaaactattgaaaatattatgggattatattcatttaatccAGACAAGTATACATAATTGGACATTGAGTCCATGGCGTACAATAAATGTTGAACAATTAGATTTAGATTGTAAAAAATTTGCCAAAGATTTACGCGGTTTAGATAAAGAAATGCGTGCATGGGATGCATATATTGGTATCGAAGAAAAAGTTAAAAATATGTTAACATCATTAAGAGCAGTAAGTGAATTACAAAATCCAGCAATACGTGATCGACATTGGATACAATTAATGAAAGCTACTGGTGTGAAATTCCAAATGACTGAAAGTACAACACTAATGGacttattatcattaaatttaCACGAATATGAAGATGAAGTACGTAATTTAGTTGATAAATCTGTAAAAGAAATGAGTATGGAGAAAGTATTAAAAGAAATCAATGCAACTTGGACACAAATGACATTTGAGCAAGAAACACATTCACGtacaaatttaattttattgaaagCAACTGAAGAATTAATTGAGACACTTGAAGAAAATCAAGTACAATTACAAAATATGATGACATCCAAATATATTGCTTATTTTCTTGATGATGTATCATTATGGCAAAAAAGATTATCTACAGCTGACCAAGTGATTACTATTTGGTTTGAAGTACAACGTACATGGTCACATTTAGAATCGATATTTATTGGTTCTGAAGACATACGTAAACAACTACCACAAGATTCTTTAAGATTTGATGGAATTGATCGTGATTTTcgtcaattaattcatgaaatCGGTGATGATCGCAATGTGATTAAAGCAACAAGTCGACCACGTTTATATGAACGTTTAGAGTTAATACAAAAAGATTTAACTTTGTGTGAAAAAGCATTGGCCGAGTATTTAGAAACTAAACGTTTAGCATTTCCACGATTTTACTTTGTATCACCAACTGATTTATTAGATATCTTATCTAATGGTAATATACCAGAACAAGTTACTAAACATTTAACTAAACTATTTGATTCATTGGCTTCATTGAAATTTCGCCCAGATGGTAATAAAGGAAACTCAAAAATTGCATATCATATGGGCGCTAAAGACGGTGAACAAGTTAAATTATCAAAAGATGTAAATTTAGATGGACAAGTTGAAGTATGGTTAAATAAATTACTAGATGAAATGCGTGCTACAATACgttattatttatcagaagCTGTATCAACATATGAAGAGAAATCCCGTGATCAGTGGTTGTTTGACTATCCAGCTCAAGTATCATTAGCAGGTTCACAAATTGGTTGGACAACAGAAGTTAATATAAATTTTGCTAGATTAGAAGAAGGCTATGAAAATGCACTGAAAGattataataaaaaacaaatacaaCAACTAAATGCATTAATCACATTATTAATCGGTGAACTGAACTCACAAGATCGTCAAAAAGTTATGACTATCTGTACCATTGATGTACATAATCGTGATGTAGTTAGCAAATTAATTAGTCAAAAAATTGATAATGCATTATCATTTACATGGATTAGTCAATTAAGACATCGTTGGGATGAAAAACAACAAGATTGTTTCATTAATATTTGTGATGCACAATTTCGTTATGCTCATGAATATTTAGGCAATACACCAAGATTAGTAATAACACCATTAACAGATCGTTGTTATATTACATTGACACAGTCATTGCATTTGACAATGAGTGGTGCACCAGCTGGTCCAGCTGGCACAGGTAAAACAGAAACAACAAAAGACTTAGGTCGTGCATTAGGCATTATGGTATATGTATTTAATTGTTCAGAACAGATGGATTATAAGTCAATTGGTAATATTTATAAAGGCTTAGCTCAATCTGGTGCATGGGGTTGTTTTGATGAATTCAATCGTATTTCAGTTGAAGTTTTATCTGTTGTCGCCGTACAAGTGAAATGTATACAAGATGCAATAAGAGATAAAAAGAAACGATTTAATTTTCTTGGTGAAGAGATTAGTTTAGATCCAACAGTTGGTTTATTTATCACGATGAATCCTGGTTACGCTGGACGTGCTGAATTACCGGAAAATTTAAAAGCTTTATTTCGTCCATGTGCTATGGTTGTGCCAGATTTTGAATTAATTTGTGAAATTATGTTAGTTGCTGAAGG TGATCCAGGTCGACCAGAAGATCAAGTGCTTATGCGTGCATTACGTGATTTTAATATACCTAAAATTGTCACTGATGATTTACCTGTGTTTATGGGTTTAATTGGTGATTTATTCCCAGCATTAGATGTACCCAGAAAACGTGATTTAGAACTTGAAAAACAAGTTAAACAAGCTGCGATTGATTTGAAACTACAAGCTGAAGATAACTTTATATTAAAAGCTATACAACTGCAAGAATTATTCGCTGTAAGACATTCAGTATTTGTATTAGGCAATGCTGGTACAGGTAAATCCATGGTGTGGAAAACATTATATCGTACAAATTTGAACATGAAAAAGAAACCAGTCGCTGTTGATTTAGATCCAAAGGCTGTTACAAATGATGAACTATTCGGTATTATCAATCCGGCTACACGTGAATGGAAAGATGGTTTATTCTCTGTTATTATGAGAGATTTAGCTAATTTAACACATGATGGACCTAAATGGATTGTACTCGATGGTGATATCGACCCAATGTGGATTGAATCATTAAATACAGTGATGGATGATAACAAAGTTTTAACATTATCGAGTAATGAACGTATTCCCTTAACGCCTACAATGCGTTTGTTATTTGAaataagtcatttgaaaacaGCTACACCAGCTACTGTTTCACGAGCTGGAATTTTATACATCAATCCACAA GATCTTGGTACAACTCCATTTATATCCAGTTGGTTAGCTGCACGTGAACTACAATCGGAACAGGCTAATTTACAAATTCTTTTTGATAAATATGTCCCACCATGTTTAGAAGTGTTACGTTCACGTTTTAAAAAGATTACACCAATTACTGAAATTGCTCATGTACAAATGTTGTGCTACTTACTTGATTGTCATTTAACACCAGAAACTACACCACCAGATTGTCCGAAGGAATTATATGAACTATACTTTGTATTCTGTGCTGTTTGGGCATTCGGTGGATCACTATTTCAAGATCAGTTAGTTGATCATCGTGTTGAATTTAGTAAATGGTGGGTAACTGAATTTAAAAGTGTCAAATTTCCAATAAATGGTATTGTATTTGATTATTTCATTGATCCTGTGAGTAAAAAATTCGAACTATGGTCGAAGAAACTGCCAGTGTTTGAATTAGACCCAGAACTTCCACTACAA GCCATGCTTGTACCGACAACGGAAACAATTCGTATACGTTACTTTTTAGATTTACTACTACAACGTAAACGTCCTGTTATGTTAGTTGGTAATGCAGGCACTGGTAAAACAGTACTTGTACAGGATACATTCTCCAGTTTTAACGAAGATATTATGATTACAAATGTACCATTTAATTTTTATACAACAAGTGAAATGCTTCAACGTGTTTTAGAGAAACCATTAGAGAAAAAAGCTGGTCGAAATTATGGTCCACCTGGTAACAAACGTTTAATCTATTTTATTGACGATTTAAATATGCCGGAAGTTGATACTTATTTTACAGTGCAACCACATTGTTTAATAAGACAACATATTGATCATTCACATTGGTATGACAGAACAAAGTTGACATTGAAGGAAATCAATAATACTCAATATGTGGCGTGTATGAACCCAACATCCGGTAGTTTTACTATTGATCCAAGATTACAA AGGCATTTTTGTGTATTTGGACTAAGTTTTCCTGGTCAAGAAgcattgaaaataatttattcatctatACTAACACAACATTTAGGATTAATCAATTGTTCAACAGCTTTACAAAAGTTCGCCGTAAATGTTGTTGACTGTGCATTATTATTACATGCCAAAGTGGCTAGTGTATTTTTACCAACTGCTATCaaatttcattatatatttaatttacGTGATTTATCCAATATATTTCAA ggtttattattttcaactaaTGAATGTATTCGTCAACCGAGTGATCTAATACGTTTGTGGATGCATGAATGTGAACGGGTTTACTCTGACAAACTAATTGAACGTGAAGATGTTGAATCATTTCAGAAAATTTTAATAGACATCACTAAAAAATGTTTTGAGGATATCGATGAAAGTATATTATTTAGTAAACCAAATATGTATTGTCATTTCACACAAGGTATTGGTGAACCAAAATATCTACCGGTAACGaatatgaatgatttaaataaattactaaATGAAGCATTggataattataatgaattaaatGCTGTAAtgaatttagttttatttgaagATGCTATTTCGCATATATTACGTATTAGTCGTATATTAGAATCACCACGTGGTAATGCGTTATTAATTGGTGTCGGCGGTTCCGGTAAACAATCTTTATCAAGATTAGCGGCATTTATTAGTTCGTTAGAAGTATTTCAAATTACATTACGTAAAGGTTATGCAATTACTGATTTGAAAGCTGATCTAGCTAATCTTTATTTAAAAGCTGGATTAAAAAATACTGGTACCGTTTTCTTACTAACCGATAGTCAAATTACTGAAGAGAAATTTTTAGTACTTATCAATGATTTATTAGCATCCGGTGATATACCAGAATTATTGCCTGATGATGAAGTCGAAAATGTAATTAATGGGATGCGTGGAGAAGTTAAATCTCAAGGTATACAAGATACACGTGAAAATTGTTGGAGTTATTTCATTGATAAAGTACGTCGTTTATTAAAAGTGGTGTTGTGCTTTTCACCAGTTGGTTCAACATTACGTGTTAGAGCGAGAAAATTTCCAGCTATTGTTAATTGTACTTCAATCGATTGGTTTCATGAATGGCCAAAAGAAGCCTTATTATCAGTATCAAAACgatttttaagtagtatagaaTTACTACCGGAAAGTATTCGACCATCTGTTGCAGAATTCATGTCATTTACACATCAGTCAGTTAATGATATAAGTGTTACTTATTTACAGAATGAACGTCGTTATAATTATACAACACCAAAATCATTCTTAGAACAAATACAACTATATGAAAATATGTTAAATCAAAAATATACtgatttaattaataaaatgacACGCTTGGAAAATGGTTTACAAAAATTAGAAAGTACTTCACAACAAGTGGATGATTTAAAAGCAAAATTAGCAGCGCAGGAAGTGGAATTAGCACAGAAAAATGAAGATGCTAATAAATTATTAACAATTGTTGGTGCAGAAACTGAAAAAGTTAAAGGTGAAAAGTTATTTGCAAATCAAGAAGAAGAAAAAGTTGCTAAAATTAAAATTGAAgtatcaaaaaaacaaaaagattgTGAAGTTGATTTAGCTAAAGCTGAACCAGCATTAATGGCAGCACAAGAAGCACTGAacacattgaataaaaataatttaactgaAATGAAATCATTTGGTTCACCACCAGCGGCTGTAGTTAATGTGACAGCAGCTGTTATGGTTTTATTAGCACCAGATGGTAAAATACCAAAAGATCGTAGTTGGAAAGCATCAAAAGCTGGTATAATGAGTAAAGTTGATTTATTCTtagataatttaattaattatgacAAAGAAAATATTCATGAGAATTGTTTAAAAGCTGTACAAGAATATTTAAAAGATCCTGAATTCGATCCAGAATTTATTCGTAATAAATCAACAGCAGCGGCTGGTCTATGTTCATGGGTTATTAATATTGTacaattttataatatttattgtgATGTGAAACCAAAACGTGATGCATTAAATGCAGCTAATGAAGAATTACGTCAAGCAACTGAAAAATTAGAAACTATTCAGAAAAAGATTAAAGATTTAGAAGAAAAATTAAGAAAATTAACAGATGAATTCGAAACAGCTACTATGGAAAAACAAAAATGTCAAGATGAAGCAGAATTAACATATAAAACAATTGAATTAGCTAATCGTTTAGTTGGTGGTTTAGCATCAGAAAAAATACGTTGGGCACAACAAGTGAAACAATATAAAGAACAAGCTATTACATTACCTGGTGATATTTTATTAACTGCAGCATTTTTATCTTATGTTGGCTGTTTTACGAAACGTTATCGTACTGAACTACTTGATCAACATTGGACAccatttttgaaatcaattaatCCATCAATACCGATTACAGATGGTTTAGATCCACTAGACATGTTAATTGATGATGCAGTTATAGCTGCATGGAATAATGAAGGTCTACCGTCTGATAGAATGTCTATTGAAAATGCTACTATTTTAACTAATGCTGAACGTTGGCCATTGATGATTGATCCACAATTACAAGGTGTAAAATGGATTAAAACACGTTATGCGACTGATTTAAAGGTAATACGCCTAGGTTCAAAAGGTTATTTAGACCAAATTGAACGTGCTATATCGTCTGGTGATACAGTTTTGTTAGAAAATATTGAAGAGTCTGTCGATCCTGTGTTAGATTCGTTATTGGGcagaaaaacaattaaaaaaggTAGAGCGATACGTCTTGGTGATAAAGAAATTGAATATAGTCCGGAATTTCGTTTAATTTTACAAACGAAATTAGCTAATCCACATTATAAACCAGAAATGCAAGCACAAACTACGCTAATTAACTTTACTGTAACACGTGACGGTTTAGAAGATCAATTATTAGCCAGTGTTGTCAATAAAGAACGTCCAGATTTGGAACAGTTAAAAGCTGATTTAACACGACAACAAAATCAATTTAAAATTACCTTAAAACAATTAGAAGATAGTTTATTAGCCAGATTATCAGCGGCGGAAGGCAATTTTCTTGGAGACTATGCATTagttgaaaacttggaaacaaaTAAACGCACAGCCATAGAAATCGTGGAAAAAGTTGCACAAGCTAAAATTACTGAGGTTCAAATTAATGAAGCACGTGAATTATATCGTCCAGCAGCATGTCGTgcatcattattatattttatattgaatgatttaaacaaaattaatcCAATGTATCAATTTTCATTGAAAGCATTCCGTAGTGTATTTGAAGTGGCCATGGATAGATCGGAAGCATCTGAAGATATACAAACACGGGTTAAAAATTTACTTGATTCAATTACTTATTCTGTTTATATGTATACATCAAGAGGTTTATTTGAAAAAGATAAACTAATATTTACTGCACAAATGACATTCCAAATATTATCAGTATCCAATGAAATTAATCCAGTAGAACTGGACTTTTTACTAAGATTCCCAATTATACCGAATTTAACATCCCCAGTTGACTTTATTACAAATAATGGTTGGGGTGGAATTAAGGCATTATCAAATATGGAAGCATTTCGTAATTTAGATAAAGATATTGAAGGTTCAGCTAAACGCTGGAAAAAATTAGTTGAAGGTGAAGCACCAGAAAAAGAGAAACTACCACAAGAATGGAAAAGTAAAACACCATTACAAATATTGTGTATATTCCGTGCTTTACGACCAGATCGTATGACTTATGCCATAACTGATTTTGTTGGAATCTGTGGAAAACTATATCAAGCGTCTTCG CTTGAAGAAATCGCAACAAGCTTTGATGGTGTTCAAAGTCCATCTATACCAATTTTCTTCATATTATCTCCTGGTGTTGATCCATTGAAAGAGGTTGAAGCACTTGGTCGCAAACTTGGTTTTACTGGGGATAATCAAAATTTTCACAATGTTTCTTTAGGTCAAGGCCAAGAGATTGTAGCAGCAAAAGCTATGGAGTTGGCTTCAAAAGAAGGCCACTGGGTTGTATTACAAAATGTTCATTTAGTTGCCAAGTGGTTGCCAACGTTAGAGAAATTAATGGAAGAAGCTGCTGAAAAGGGACATGCAAATTATCGATTGTTTGTCAGTGCTGAACCAGCCTCTGATCCAGAATATCATATTATACCGCAAGGTATATTAGAGAATGCTATCAAAATAACAAATGAACCACCAACTGGTATGCATGCTAATCTACACAAAGCgttaaataatttcaatcaaGACACACTTGAAATGTGTAGTCgtgaaaatgaatttaaaacaattCTATTTGGTCTATGTTATTTTCATGCTGTTGTTTGTGAAAGACGTAAATTTGGTCCACAAGGTTGGAATCGTATTTATCCGTTTAATACAGGTGATTTAACTATCAGTGTCAGTGTACTATATAATTATTTAGAAGCAAATAGTAAAGTACCATGGGAAGATCTGAGATATTTATTCGGTGATATTATGTATGGTGGGCATATTACAGATGATTGGGATCGTCGTTTATGTAAAACATATTTAGAAGAATATTTAGTGCCGGAAATGTTAGATGGTGATCATTATTTAGCACCAAATTTTAAAACACCACAAAATACTGATTATAAAAGTTATCATCAGTATATTGATGAATTTTTACCACCAGAATCACCGTACCTGTATGGTTTACATCCAAATGCTGAGATGGAATTCCTAACAAATACATCGGAAAAACTGTTTCGTACTATTTTTGAAATGCAACCACGTGATGCTGGCGCTGGTAGCGGTACAGGGATAAGTAGAGAGGAGAAATTACAAAATGTTCTcgatgaaattattgaaaaattacCAGAAGATTTTAATATGCTAGAATTGCAAAGTAAAGTTCCACCGGAAGAACGTACACCATATGTTGTAGTTGCTTTTCAAGAATGTGAAcgttttaatattttaattaaagaaATGCGTAGATCATTGAAAGAACTAACACTTGGTTTAAAAGGTGAATTGACTACAACACCAGAAATGGAAGAGTTAGCTAATTCACTTATTATAGATAGTGTACCGGCTCAATGGGAGAAACGAGCTTATCCAAGTATGTATCCCCTTGGTATTTGGTATGCTGATATGTTGTCTAGAGTGAAAGAATTAGAAGTTTGGACAAATGATTTTTCTTTACCTAATACTGTTTGGTTAGGTGGATTATTTAATCCGCAATCATTTTTAACAGCTATTATGCAACAGACAGCAAGAAAAAATGAGTGGCCATTAGATCGTATGGTGCTTCAATGTGATGTAACTAAAAAGACAAAAGATGAAATGAGTGCACCACCAAGAGAAGGTGCCTATATATATGGTCTGTTTATGGAAGGTGCTAGATGGGATATACAAACTAATATGATAGCTGAAGCTCGACTAAAAGAATTAGCACCAAGTCTACCAGTGATCTTTTTAAAAGCTATACCTGTTGACAGACAAGATTTACGAAATACATATGCTTGTCCAGtatacaaaacaaaacaacgTGGCCCTACTTATGTATGGACATTTAATCTGAAAACTAAAGAAAAACCATCACGTTGGATTCTAGGTGGTGTCGCCTTACTGTTACAAGTTTAA